The Nitrospira sp. KM1 genome includes a window with the following:
- a CDS encoding PD-(D/E)XK nuclease family protein, whose translation MPLVLTGRFHPHLESALCDQIARAKRADPFAAVAIVVPSRTLLQRVQQLLAVDRSLALLNVHVLTFHQLALRIAAEGPAPVAPVRIVADLFFEHLTRHIVRNRLTGLTPLQHLADSAGTWTALWATLSDLVDGGVAAPEALRAVHEQYFGRDDGEWLRALFTVYAGVKEAARSLEVGTADDFARAVTPAVPSSIFLKQMREVIYYGVYDLTQAQLSLFEAVSHTVPVTIVFPLDDEPAFEFARRFFERHLQPMVGGSATITRVGLPICHSGSSGPGPVELVVRSAAGTDEELALVCRTILDLVETQGYRFDEIGVVARTLEPYAPQLKSVLDRHRIPFTTTLSRTLIHEPVCKVLVQLASLRMNDYYRTAVLDVIMSHRYRGASGDRDELKRRPDQWKIVLAILHITRGLDEWDRLRRVNDSGLDMEETPELAGRCERWNVAAEVIEQLRREVDHLITACEELPERGSITVMIEALAGLVDTTVQRPGEELSEDAGTIHERAVWAAIDAVLSELHELEPMGEELTWESFVSLLVRALERASVPVESGSHGGVAVLDAMAARGIPFKTLFVVGLNDKIFPRFIREDAFLRDRHRAVLDDTLGFKVDEKLDGYEEESLLFALLCQSAGRKLFLSFQRSDEQGRPLAPSPYLETAGRLLSVDQPPVEVSPRRLTERIRQRPFLRHFLPPDELIRWAALNGSGAVQLSEALGRDAKRLLHAMEVLAQIENEDSALTPFDGMTGLLQSHGNRIAGRGMAPTPLERYARCPFQYFSSDVLKLEPLAPPTRQAVDAAVLGTLAHAALRLCYGSLISSAWPLQPLADPALTALIHESVELAARECEERKPAGPYLLWELAKETVEVLMRAAIESDLNAFREDGYIPEVFEVEHEGVVPDVVSKDDVPLKVHLKVHGRVDRIDRRPDTQSVRIVDYKFKMGSTMTATDRQLLQAAVRGFRLQPPVYAHMAVEGGRIPHEVQFMFLAPGWSEPVTKVPFHMPARGSDQYSRLHDTMQILLDGILAGRFFMIPDAYCNMCDYRTACRLEHSPSWWRTYRSDEFKGLKGIRSLRVNDA comes from the coding sequence GTTCTGACATTTCATCAGCTCGCGCTTCGCATCGCCGCGGAAGGGCCGGCACCGGTCGCGCCTGTCCGCATAGTTGCGGATCTGTTCTTTGAACATCTCACCCGGCACATTGTCAGAAATCGTCTGACGGGACTGACGCCGTTGCAGCATCTGGCCGATTCTGCCGGGACGTGGACCGCGCTCTGGGCGACGCTCTCCGATCTCGTCGACGGCGGGGTGGCCGCTCCCGAAGCGCTCCGTGCCGTTCACGAACAATACTTCGGCCGGGATGACGGCGAGTGGCTGCGTGCGCTGTTCACGGTTTATGCCGGCGTCAAGGAAGCCGCACGTTCTCTGGAGGTCGGGACGGCGGACGATTTCGCCCGTGCAGTGACTCCGGCCGTGCCGTCCTCGATATTTCTCAAGCAGATGCGGGAGGTGATCTATTACGGGGTCTACGATCTGACGCAGGCGCAGCTTTCACTGTTCGAAGCCGTCAGCCATACGGTGCCCGTCACCATCGTATTTCCGTTGGACGACGAGCCTGCCTTCGAGTTTGCGCGCCGTTTTTTCGAGCGGCATTTGCAGCCGATGGTTGGAGGCTCGGCAACCATCACCCGTGTAGGTCTCCCGATATGTCACTCCGGATCGTCGGGACCGGGACCGGTTGAACTCGTTGTCCGGAGCGCTGCAGGCACGGATGAGGAACTCGCGCTCGTCTGCCGGACGATTCTGGATCTGGTGGAGACACAGGGATACCGCTTCGATGAGATCGGCGTTGTCGCCCGCACGCTGGAGCCCTATGCGCCGCAGCTCAAATCCGTTCTCGATCGACATCGCATCCCCTTTACCACCACGCTCTCGCGCACGCTGATTCATGAACCGGTTTGCAAGGTGCTGGTTCAATTGGCTTCGCTGCGGATGAACGACTACTACCGAACGGCCGTGCTCGACGTGATCATGTCGCACCGCTATCGCGGCGCGTCCGGAGACCGGGACGAGCTGAAGCGGCGTCCCGATCAATGGAAGATCGTGCTCGCGATCCTTCACATCACGCGCGGACTCGATGAATGGGACAGGCTCAGACGCGTGAATGATTCCGGACTGGACATGGAGGAGACGCCGGAACTGGCCGGAAGATGCGAACGCTGGAACGTGGCTGCCGAAGTGATCGAACAGTTGCGCCGTGAGGTGGACCACCTGATTACGGCTTGCGAGGAACTCCCGGAACGGGGAAGCATCACGGTGATGATCGAGGCGCTGGCGGGTCTGGTTGACACGACGGTGCAGCGGCCCGGCGAAGAATTATCGGAAGACGCCGGCACGATTCACGAGCGGGCCGTGTGGGCGGCAATCGATGCAGTCCTGTCCGAGCTGCACGAACTTGAGCCGATGGGGGAGGAACTCACCTGGGAGTCCTTCGTGAGTCTATTGGTGCGCGCACTGGAACGTGCGTCAGTGCCGGTCGAATCGGGTTCGCACGGTGGGGTGGCGGTGCTGGATGCCATGGCCGCGCGGGGCATACCCTTTAAGACATTGTTCGTCGTGGGCCTCAACGACAAGATCTTTCCCCGCTTCATCCGCGAAGATGCGTTTCTGCGCGACCGCCATCGCGCCGTGCTCGACGACACGCTCGGCTTCAAAGTCGACGAGAAACTTGACGGCTATGAAGAAGAGTCATTGCTGTTTGCGCTGTTATGCCAGTCGGCCGGGCGGAAGCTGTTTCTCTCTTTTCAGCGTTCGGACGAGCAGGGGCGGCCGCTGGCTCCATCGCCCTACCTCGAGACGGCGGGACGCCTTCTTTCCGTCGATCAGCCGCCAGTGGAAGTTTCACCGAGGCGCTTGACGGAACGTATCCGCCAGCGGCCGTTCCTGCGTCATTTTTTGCCGCCGGACGAATTGATTCGATGGGCTGCCCTGAACGGGAGCGGTGCCGTGCAATTGTCCGAGGCCTTGGGCCGAGACGCCAAGAGATTGCTGCATGCCATGGAAGTGCTCGCTCAGATCGAAAACGAGGATTCCGCCCTGACGCCGTTCGATGGAATGACCGGCCTGCTCCAATCGCACGGGAATCGCATCGCCGGCCGCGGGATGGCGCCGACACCGCTGGAACGCTATGCCCGCTGCCCGTTCCAATATTTCTCCTCGGACGTGCTCAAGCTCGAACCGCTGGCTCCGCCGACGCGACAGGCGGTCGATGCCGCCGTGCTCGGCACGCTGGCCCATGCCGCGCTGCGCCTCTGTTACGGGTCGCTCATTTCATCGGCCTGGCCACTTCAGCCATTGGCGGATCCTGCATTGACGGCGTTGATCCACGAGTCCGTCGAACTGGCCGCCCGGGAATGCGAGGAGCGGAAACCGGCGGGTCCCTACCTCCTGTGGGAACTGGCGAAGGAAACCGTTGAAGTGTTGATGCGGGCCGCGATCGAGAGCGATCTGAACGCGTTTCGCGAAGACGGCTATATCCCCGAAGTATTCGAAGTCGAACATGAAGGCGTCGTGCCGGATGTCGTATCCAAGGACGATGTTCCGTTGAAGGTCCATTTGAAAGTTCATGGACGGGTGGATCGGATCGACCGCCGGCCGGATACGCAGTCCGTACGAATCGTCGATTACAAATTCAAGATGGGGTCCACGATGACGGCGACGGACCGCCAGCTGCTGCAGGCGGCAGTTCGGGGATTTCGTCTCCAGCCTCCCGTCTATGCCCATATGGCCGTGGAGGGCGGCCGCATCCCGCACGAAGTGCAATTTATGTTTCTGGCGCCCGGATGGTCGGAACCGGTGACTAAAGTGCCCTTCCACATGCCTGCGCGCGGCTCGGATCAATACAGCCGGCTTCATGACACGATGCAGATCCTGCTGGACGGCATCCTGGCCGGCCGATTTTTCATGATCCCCGATGCCTATTGCAACATGTGCGACTACAGAACCGCCTGCCGATTGGAGCATTCGCCCAGCTGGTGGCGCACATACCGATCGGATGAATTCAAGGGATTGAAAGGGATTCGAAGCTTGCGGGTGAACGATGCGTGA